The genomic region TCACCATCCTTAAATTGCTGGCCCTACATGGGGTCAGACTCCTCTTGAGGGTCTGAGTGGCACCAGTCAGCCCAGCACGTGTTGCATTCCCAGCCAGGCCTTGCTGTGTGGACTTGGCACATCTATTTTAAGGCTGTCTGACGGGTGCTATTTTTCCGGACCTTTGATGTGAGTTTCTAGCTCCAAAATGGTAGTTGGAGCAGTTCGTATAATTTACAACTCCCCTTGAAAACGTTAGAGGGTCTATTTCTTattactacaaaataaaaataagaaaccacTGGATTTGTCATTATTAACAGTAGGAAATCTTTATTTATAACCTTCAGTAGAATGTAAGTCTATATAGGGCATTAAAAACTACCCATGTATTTCCAAGCTTGTTTAGAGGTAAAAATTTTTAGCTATTTTGTTAGGAAACAGTTAGATGGTAAAAATTGGAGTATGTGGTAGAAGGTTACCATCTTTGAAGGGACGGAGTAAAAATAAATCAGTCACAGATGGGTTCACGTAAACATCGgctggcatctttttttttttttttagtgatctAAAGCGCTTTAAATTGTGTTGCTGAATGAAAGGCTTTCTGGCAACTTATACAGAGAGATGACTTTGCCTATTTCTAGCAAGAAGTCGCTTGCAGGCACTTAGATGAATACCTCTGAGTCTGTGTCGTAGAACTCATTTGGATTTCGGGGATGTTAGGCACAGGGTTGTGCGTTGACTTGGCAAGACTGGAGTTTTTTTGTACAGCTGTTCGGGTCGAGGAGCGTCAGCAACCACAGGACCGCTCCTGCGTGGCATGCATTTAGAAACAGGGTTTCTCAGTGAAGCGGGCCACGTTTGCGGGCTATCTGTGTGTTTACTGAagctctttgtttctctctcctagTAGTTTTGTACTTATTGTCCAGTAAGGCAAGAAGGGAGAGCATGAAAAATCCTGTATGTTATGCATCGTTTTCACAGCTTGATTTTCCTTTCTGAGCCTTGGTCTCCTTACGTGAAGTGAAAGTCTCAGCGACCTTTAAGCGGAAGGCTTTCGAGAGATGATAGTACAGGATGGGATCGAAGCACAGGTTCGACACGGCCAGTAGCAGCGTGGCCTCTTTGGCTTTGAAGAGTGCTATCCTGGTCGGGCAGTCCGATATGACCTCTGTCTGGCTGAGGGTGTATGGGATGCGGACAATGTGATAAGGAACAAAACAGATGATGTAGGCTGCAGTCACTAAAAGGATGTTGATGAGAGCTCTTTTCACATTTGGATAGTCTTCATTGTCTTTGTGTCTGTAGAGTTTTCGGATTACCAGGCAATTAGATATTAAAATGATggctgagaaatttaaaaatatggccACACATATGAAATTTGTCAACAGATGCCAATTTCTTCCAAACTCTTTCTTGAATTCCATGCAGCCCACGTTTGGCTTTTCCTCGATATCTTTGATGGGAATCACCATGTTGGGCACCATGATAAGAAGGACCATTAGCCACACGACGGTCGATATCATTTTGGCAAATCCAGGCTCTTGTATTCGATAAACCTTGTAGCTGTGTGTCAGCTGAAGACAGCGATCAATGCTGACAAAGGCCAAGAAGATAATTGATAAGTACATATTAATGTAGATGAGGCATGCTGTCACCTGGCAGTGGAATATCCTCAGCTTCCACGGTGCCACACCCAAGTCGACAACAATTTTCACTGGTAACGCCAGAGTGAGCAGGACGTCGGCTGTCAGCAGATTGACTAAGTATATGCTTATGCACCTGCGGTTTGTGTTCTTCTGGGTGAAAGCCCAGGCTGCGAAACAACTTCCAATAATTCCAACaaggaaaactaaataaaaaaaataagtgaacgGCTCCAGATCTCTGTAAACTGGGCAGAAGGTAGAGCTGTTTGTCATCTTGAGGGAAAGTAAGGAGGATTctgtcaaaaaaaaagagagagagattattttctttagaaacatTTGCACTCACAGTCTCACAAGCCCACGGTCACGGTCTTTCTAGTTCTTAGATAGAAGTTTATCGGTGAACTTGTGGGAACATCTTAGGTTATGAAGAAGCCTGGGTTTTCCATGGTCTGAGTTTGGAAAATCCCATGTAGCTTTGCTTTGAGAAGGGATATTTTTGCCATCACGGTTTTGTGTTCTCGTACCTCTTTTGTTACCAGTTGGGTCGGAAGTTAGTTTGCAGAGGAGATATAAGTGAACTGAAATTctgagaaacagaggaaactaGGGTAAAAATGGTTTAGTTGTGGCTAAGCCTGAAGAGCTTTCAATGAGGCTGCCTGGCTTCCTTTTTTCATAGGTTGCCAGCACTTCTCCTGCTGGAGGAGACGAGGCTGAGGGGGCAGGTAAGGGGTGACAGAAAATTGCACTAAAAGTTAAAAGATGTTATTTAAAAACTAGTAGGCCCTTTACTGTGTAACCTACTGGAACATTTTCATGATCATAATTTcgtttcagttttcttttgagCACAAAGAGTTGGATTAGAATCTGGTCCTGAATTGATGCTTATGACTTCCTTCCCTGGCTCCCGTTTCATAGCGCTGTGGTCCTGTGATGCCCAGTGTGGAAGGCCGTGGCCACATCCGgcctactgagcacttgaaatgtggccagtcgAAATTTACATGTGCTGTAAATGCAGAACACACACTgggtttttaaagatttaatacaaaatattatcCAAAAATAGCACAAGTAGTAAAATTGTGCTATTTTGTACAAATAGTATGACagtgaaat from Equus caballus isolate H_3958 breed thoroughbred chromosome 16, TB-T2T, whole genome shotgun sequence harbors:
- the GPR171 gene encoding G-protein coupled receptor 171 translates to MTNSSTFCPVYRDLEPFTYFFYLVFLVGIIGSCFAAWAFTQKNTNRRCISIYLVNLLTADVLLTLALPVKIVVDLGVAPWKLRIFHCQVTACLIYINMYLSIIFLAFVSIDRCLQLTHSYKVYRIQEPGFAKMISTVVWLMVLLIMVPNMVIPIKDIEEKPNVGCMEFKKEFGRNWHLLTNFICVAIFLNFSAIILISNCLVIRKLYRHKDNEDYPNVKRALINILLVTAAYIICFVPYHIVRIPYTLSQTEVISDCPTRIALFKAKEATLLLAVSNLCFDPILYYHLSKAFRLKVAETFTSRKETKAQKGKSSCENDA